Below is a genomic region from Gemmatimonadota bacterium.
TAACTGCGGAGGCATCCGTGAAAAACCAAAAAAAATAGGGCAGACCACATAAGGCCTGCCCTACTATTGGAATTATTTTGCTTCAGGTGAATCCAGAAACGCTTTAACGCTGTTTACTCAGCCGTGGGATCAAAACCTTCAATACGCCCTTCCTGAATCTCAATCTCATCGCGGCGTCTCACCCGTTCAACCTGTCCATCGCGCAAATCGACCACGCGATCAGACACCCCGAGCATCTTGTGGTCGTGGGTGTTGGTCACAATGGTCACACCGCTTTCGCCCTGCATCTTGAGCAACAACTCGATAATTTCCTGTCCGGTCTTCAAATCGAGGTTCCCGGTCGGCTCATCAGCCAAAATCAAATCGGGATCATTGGCCATAGCCCTGGCAATTGCCACGCGCTGCTGCTGTCCACCCGATAATTCGTAGGGTTTGTGATGCAGACGGTCGGCAAGGCCCACCAGCGACAACTTATGTGCGGCTTTCTCTTCGTAATCACTGCGCGACATACCCGAAAACACCATGGGCAAAGCCACATTTTCAAGCGCCGTCATCACGGGAATCAGGTTAAACGACTGAAAAATATACCCCACACTGTGGCAGCGCAAATAGGCAATTTGCCCCTGGCTCATATCGCCCATATTGGCACCGTTGACCAATACGGTTCCCTTAGTAGGCGTATCCAATGCCCCGACCATGTTAAACATCGTGGTTTTGCCCGAACCCGAAGGACCCATAATAGACAAATACTCACCGCGAATCACATCGAGGTTCACGCCTTGCAGGGCATGCACTTCCTGGTCGCCCATCCGATAGGTCTTCCAGACCCCTTGAACTTTGATAATATAATCTTCAGCATCAACCTGTTGTTCAGCAGCCGATTCCTGAGCCATTGTGTACTCCTCTGAAACAATAAAGTTCACCATTGAACGCACGTATGGTAGCGAAAACCCCTGGGCATGTCAAGCCATTTTAATCCGCAAGAAAATTCTACGTGATTCCACAAGCGTCTTCTACTATATTCTTAGCCTAATTTCTCTATAGACCTCTCGCATCACCAAAACCAATACGAAAGGACCGCATCATGAAACTCGCAGTATGCAATGAATTTTTTGAAGATTGGAAAATCGAGGACGTCTTTAACTACGCAGCGGAAATTGGCTGTGACGGCGTGGAAATCGCGCCTTTTACACTCGCGGAAAGCGTCACGAAAATCTCTGCCAAACAGCGCAGCGACATTCGCAAAGCCGCGGAAAAGGCTGGCGTGGAAATCGTTGGCTTGCACTGGCTACTCGCCAGTCCACCGGGGCTTTATCTCACGCATCCGGACAAAGCCATCCGCGACAAAACTGAGGATTATATCAAAGCATTGATCAACTTTTGCGGCGATTTGGGCGGACAGGTTATGATCCACGGCTCACCGGCACAGCGCAACATCCAAAAAGGCTGGGACCGCGAAGAATGCTGGAAATACGCCATCGATGTCTTTTCAAACTGCACCGCAGAAATGGTACAAAACAACGTCACCTACTGCATCGAGGCACTCACGGGCAAAGAGACCAATATTCTGAACTCCATCTCTGAAGCCCTCAAAATGGTTGCCGATGTCGGCCACCCAAATTTCCAGACCATGGTCGATACCAAAGCCGCAGCCGCTGAAAACAAATCCCATGTGGATATAATCGCCGAAGCCGGCAAAGCCATGCGCCATGTCCATGTCAACGACCCCAATTTGCGCGGTCCGGGATTTGGCGACTTGCAATTTGCATCCATCCTCCGCGCCCTCAAAGACCGTCACTACAATGGTTATGTGTCCGTAGAAGTCTTTGACTTCACACCCGACCCAAAAACCATTGCCGCACGCAGCATCGGCTATCTGAAAGGTATTCTCGAAGGGTTAGAAAATTAGAAACTATAAAGGTAAGAGGTGAAAGGGCATAATGGGGATAACAGCTCACCTTACCCGCCTCCGCGACCTGATTCCGCACGGGACGGGGTGTCTGTTGTTTGGCTTTATCTACCATGCAATCCTCCGTGTTCCGGCAACCGCTCTGCCACAAAACCCAATTCTTCTTTAATTCGACTCACATCGTAAACGCTATCGTATTCATGCCCGGGCCGTTCAAAATGTGACAGATCCACCTCATCGCCCCACCAAGCGCGAAAAATCTCCGCCACGGGTACGGCAACCCACGCCTTTGGGCCAGCGGCATTCATAATGCGAACCCCGGGTTTGTGCGGTGATTGTGCAGACAGCGTGAAGACCCGAACAGCGTCTGGCAAATCCATAATGGTCATGGATCCCAAACCCCACTGTCGCGTCGGAGAAATATTGCGCAAAGGCGGCAATCCAGCGTGCGGCACCGAAGACAGTCGCAAATTGATCACATCGATATCGCCATTTTGCCGCGCATAGAACTTTGTGATCTCCTCCATCAAAAATTTCGACAAACCATACCCATTGCTGTCCAGACAGGG
It encodes:
- a CDS encoding ABC transporter ATP-binding protein; translated protein: MAQESAAEQQVDAEDYIIKVQGVWKTYRMGDQEVHALQGVNLDVIRGEYLSIMGPSGSGKTTMFNMVGALDTPTKGTVLVNGANMGDMSQGQIAYLRCHSVGYIFQSFNLIPVMTALENVALPMVFSGMSRSDYEEKAAHKLSLVGLADRLHHKPYELSGGQQQRVAIARAMANDPDLILADEPTGNLDLKTGQEIIELLLKMQGESGVTIVTNTHDHKMLGVSDRVVDLRDGQVERVRRRDEIEIQEGRIEGFDPTAE
- a CDS encoding NAD(P)-dependent oxidoreductase; this translates as MSTVLITGASGFIGRALSVSMAEDHRVICMSRKDPELDLPYVNGEFGSFEDLQQLNDEVIDVVIHLAAVTGGCSERDALIVNVEGTRCLMRYLMDRGCRKFVMASSIAAVGMQNPAFRPQTLPIPDEHPCLDSNGYGLSKFLMEEITKFYARQNGDIDVINLRLSSVPHAGLPPLRNISPTRQWGLGSMTIMDLPDAVRVFTLSAQSPHKPGVRIMNAAGPKAWVAVPVAEIFRAWWGDEVDLSHFERPGHEYDSVYDVSRIKEELGFVAERLPEHGGLHGR
- a CDS encoding sugar phosphate isomerase/epimerase; translation: MKLAVCNEFFEDWKIEDVFNYAAEIGCDGVEIAPFTLAESVTKISAKQRSDIRKAAEKAGVEIVGLHWLLASPPGLYLTHPDKAIRDKTEDYIKALINFCGDLGGQVMIHGSPAQRNIQKGWDREECWKYAIDVFSNCTAEMVQNNVTYCIEALTGKETNILNSISEALKMVADVGHPNFQTMVDTKAAAAENKSHVDIIAEAGKAMRHVHVNDPNLRGPGFGDLQFASILRALKDRHYNGYVSVEVFDFTPDPKTIAARSIGYLKGILEGLEN